GACGATCACCGACCACGGCGCGCCGCTGCTCGATTCGAACGTCGACGTGACGGTGGTGGCGGGCGTGTGGCAGATCGAACGCGTGTGGCCGGCGGACGAATGAGCGGGCACGCGTCATGACGGGCCGCACGGGCGTGCTGCTGATCCACGGGCTCGGCGGCACGCGATACGATCTCGGTTCGCTGCACAAGGCGATGCGGCGCGCGGGCGCCGACCCGCACATGATCACGCTGCCGGGGCACGGCACGCGCCCGGAGGATCTGGTCGGCGTGCGCGCGGAGGCGTGGCTCGACGCGGTGACCGAGCAGTACCGCGCGCTGGAACGCGAGTACGACACGCTGCACGTCGCGGGGATGTGCATGGGCGCGCTCGTCGCGCTGCTGCTGTGTCATCGTGTGCAGCATGCGCGCGGCCGGCTCGCGTTGCTGGCCGCGCCGGTATTCATCGATGGTTGGTCGACGCCGTGGTACCGGTCGCTGCGGCACGTGCTGTACCGCGTGCCGGGTGTGGCGGAGCGAATGCGCGTGGAAGAAGGCGATCCGTTCGGCATCAAGAACGCGACGATCCGCGCGATCGTGAAGAAGAAGTTCGAGCGGCAGGACAGTTTCCACTATGCGTGGGTGCCGCTCGCGTGCGTGCGGCAGGTGGACCGGATGCGCGACTGGGTACGCGATGCCGCGCCCGGCACGCCGTGCCCGACGCTCGTGCTGCATGCGCGCGAGGACGAGCTGACGAGCCTGCGCTCGGCCGATTTCCTGCTGGAGAAGCTGCCCGACGCGCGCGGGATCGTGCTAGAGAACAGCTATCACATGATCTGCGCGGACAACGATCGCGACGACGTCGCGCGGCACGTGCTCGAGTTCTTCGGCTTCGATCCCGTGCATGCGGTGAGTCCGGCGATGGCGCGGAGAATGGGGCGGCCGGCGCCGTGACGGCGGCTCACGCCGTCATCGGCCGCCGTGCAATCCGCTCGCGGACCTCAGGCGCCGCCAGGCACGTAGCCACGGCTTCATACCCCGGCGCGCCGGGGTAAGGCGCCACGCGCGCAGGCGGGCTGTGATTGGCCGGGCACAACAGGATGGTTTCGTCGGGACCGACCGCCGCGAGATCGAGGATCGCCGTCGAGCGCGTCAGCAGGAACAGCGACCGCATGCCGGCGGCCGCGCCTTCGCGCAGATGCGCGATCAATGCCAACTGCGTGGCCCGGTCGAGGCCCTGTTCGATCATGTCGACGACGCGCACGCGCGGGCCTTGCGCTTCGAGGCTGACGAGGAGGGCCGTCAGCGCCGGCGATGGCGTCGCGCCTTTGGCGGCGAGCAACGCCGACGTGCGATCGACGCGCGACTTCAATTCCGGATCGGCGCGCAGTGCGTCGGATGCCGCGGCACAATCGTCGTCCAGCCGATCGAGACCGACGAACACCGCGCCGGGCAGCGCTTCGGCCAGCCGAAGCGCGAGCCGCGTCTTGCCGCTCCCCAGCGAACCGATGATGTAGTTCAACGGCCGGATATCGCGACACTCGAACCATTCGCCATCCCACGGCCACGGCAGGCTGAACGCGACACCGGCGCTGCCTGGGTCGACCAGCCGCGCGAGTTCTCCGTCCGTCGGCATCCGCCCCCGTGCCAGCCCGGCACGCATCGCGCGCACGCTGTCGAGCTTGCCGACGAAATCCTGAATCCCGCGATCGAGCGCCGCTTCGTGAGCGGCCAGCGCTGCGTCGAGACCGCGCGCATCGCCGTCGAGCACGCCCGCGACCTGCGCGAGACCGAGGCCGAGCTTGCGCAGCGCCGCGATGTCGGCGGCGCGTGCGAGGTCGGCCGGGCCGTACGCGCGGTATCCGGCCGGCGTGCGTTCAGGCGTGACGAGGCCGTGCCGCTCGTACAGCCGCAGCGCCTTGATCGAGACGCCGAGCCGCGCGGCGGCGGCCGATGCGTTCAAACGGAGCGTGTCGGTACCCATCCGTCACCTCTTTGCTGTCGATTCGTTGCGGTCAGCATAAAGGCGATCCCAAGGGCCGGGTCAAGCGCGATCGCGCGGCCGTTCCCGTTCAGTCGGCCGCCGCGAACTCGTCCCGCAGCGCGCGATACAACCGTCGGTAGCGCGCGAGCCGCCCCGCCAGCAGATCGACCGACGCTGCATCGGGCGCGACCGTCTCCGTGACGGGCGGCGCGACGCAGACTTCCTCCAGCGTATCGTCCGTCGCCGCCAGCCGTGCGAGCCGCGCGGCGCCGAGTGCCGCGCCGACCGCGCCGTCCGCATGGCGCTGCATCGAGAGCCCGGTCGCATTCGCGCATAGCCTTGCCCAGAACGCGCTCTTCGAGCCGCCGCCGATGAACGACACCGCGTCGAGCGTCGTGCCGGCCGCGCGCAGCGCGTCGTAGCCGTCGGCCATCGCGAACGCGACGCCTTCCATCACCGCATACGCGAGATCGTCGGCGTCGTGTTGGTTCGACAACCCGAAGAACACGCCGCGTGCATGCGCGTCGTTGTGCGGCGTGCGCTCGCCGCCGAGATACGGCAGGAACAGCGGCGCGCGGGCCGGATCGGCGCGTTCGGCGCGCGGGGCGAGCGCGCCGGCGGTCGTGCCGTGCGCACGCGCGAGCCAGTCGAGGCTCGCCGCGGCCGACAGGATCACGCTCATCTGGTGCCAGCGCCCTTCGACGCAGTGGCAGAACGCGTGCACGGCGGCGTCCGGGTTCGGCGCGAAGCGGTCGTTGCCGGCGAACAGCACGCCCGACGTGCCGAGCGACAGGAAGCCGCTGCCGGCACCCGTGACGCCCATGCCGATCGCGGATGCCGCGTTGTCGCCGGCGCCGCCGGCGATCGTCACGGGCCCGTCGATGCCCCATTCGCGCCGCAGCGCGTCGCGCAATTGCGCGGCGGGCGCGTTGCCTTCGACGAGGCGCGGCATCTGCGCGCGCGACAGCTCGGTCGCGGCGAGCATCCGGTCGGACCAGTCGCGGCGCGCGCAGTCGAGCCACAACGTGCCCGACGCGTCGGACATGTCGGACACGAATTCGCCGGACAGGCGCCAGATCAGGTAGTCCTTCGGCAGCAGTACCTTGTGCACCGCGCGAAACACGGCGGGCTCGTATTTCGCGAGCCACAGCAGCTTCGGCGCGGTGAATCCGGGCATCGCCATGTTGCCGGTGATCGCGCGCGAATCCGGCACCAGCGCTTCCAGCTCGACGCATTCGGTGCCGGCGCGCGTGTCGTTCCACAGGATCGCGGGGCGCAGCACCTGGTCCGCGCGGTCGATCAGCGTCGCGCCGTGCATCTGGCCGGACAGCGCGATGCCGCGCAGCGCGGCGAAGCCGGCCGGGTGCGCGGCGCGCACCGACGCGATCGCGTCGAGCATCGCGTGCCACCACGCCTGCGGGCTTTGTTCGGACCAGTGCGGATGCGGCCGGCTGATCGACAGCGTGGCCGCGCCGGTCGCGAGGGGGACCGATCGGGAATCGGTGAGCAGAACCTTGACCTCGGACGTGCCGAGATCGATGCCGAGGAATGTCACGTGTGAAGCGTCCTGTCTGGGGTGCGCGGCAGCGGCGGCGCGCGTCGCGCGGGCGGTGCGTCGTCGCGGCCGTGCGGTTCGTTGAGCCGGTGCAGCGCGCGGAACTTCGACGGCGGCACCTGCTTCATCGCGAGAAACTGACGGTTGAAGTTCGACAGGTTGTTGAAGCCAACCCGGTAGCAGATCTCGGTCACCGTCAGGTCGGAAAACATCAGCAGCTCGCACGCCTCGTTGATGCGCAGCCGGTTCAGGTAGCGCACGAACGACGAGCCGGTATGGCGCCGGAAAAACCGCGTGAAGGTGCTGACGCTCATGCCGGCGAACGCGGCGACGTCGGTTTCGCGCAGCATGCCGGGCAGGTTCTGCTGGAGGTACGACAGCACCTGGTTGATGGTCGACGACATGTAGTGCTGCGCGTCGCTGCGGTAGCCGGGCCCCGCGAGCACGCGCCGCTCGCGGCACGACGACAGCCGGTCGAACAGCGACATCAGGATCTCGACGCGCCGGCAGCCGTGCGCGTTCGCGAGCTCGAGCATCAGCGGCGCGACCTCGACGCCCACGCGGTCGGGAAACTGCACGCCGCGCGCCGCGTCGTCGATCAGGTCGATCACCGGCTGCAGCTCGCTGAACGCGCCGACCATCTTCTCGATCGCATCGCGCGAGAATTGCAGCACGACGTCGCGCGACGGCACGCGTTCGCCGTCGGCCAGCTCGCTGACCCAGTTGTGCGGCAGGTTCGGCCCGGTGACGATCAGGTTGCCCGGGCCGAAATCGCCGATGTGGTCGCCGACGAACACCTTGCCGCGCGACGCCTGGATCAGGTGAATCTCGTACTCCGGATGGAAGTGCCACTTCGCGACCGAATGCGGATAGTCGTGGACCCACGCGCGAAACGATTCGTCGCGGTGAGTGGGAACGATCTCGAGATCCGGGTTCATCGTGTGCTCCGTCGGGGCGTGCCGGCGTGCTACGGACGGGACATCGACCAGCCCGTCGCGGCGGGCGGCGTGGCGCGCGTCGCGGCCGTCGGCGGCACCGCGTGCGCGATCGGGTTCGCATCCGGCAGCGTGACGTTGCGCTCGGTGCCGGCGTCGAACAGATGCAGGGCTTCTTCGTCGAAGCGAAACGCTACCACGGCGCCGGGCGCCGGGGCCATCGGGGCCGGCACGAGGGCCGCGCACGGCTGGCCGCGCCAGTCCAGCGTGACGAGGGCCTCGGCGCCGAGCAGCTCGACGAGCTCGACCGTGCCGGTCAGCGTGAGCACGGCCGGGGTCGGATCGCCTTCGGCGACGAGCCGCAGGTGGTTCGGGCGGATCGCCGCCTTCACCTGCTGACCGTCGTGCAGGCGCGCGAAGCGCGGTGACGCGAGCGGCCAGCGCGCGCCGTTGCAGTCGACCCACACGTTCGCGCCGACGCGCTCGATCGTCCCGTCCGCGAAGTTCATCGCGGGCGTGCCGACGAACCCGGCGGCGAACACCGTGTGCGGCTGGCCGTACAGCTCGGCGGGCGTGCCGATCTGCTCGATGTGGCCGCCGCGCATCAGCACGACGCGGTCGGCGAGCGTCATCGCCTCGAGCTGATCGTGCGTGACGTACAGCGTGGTGGTCTTCAGTTGCCGGTGCAGCCGCTTGATGTCGGCGCGCAACTGCGTGCGCAGCTTCGCGTCGAGGTTCGACAGCGGCTCGTCGAACAGGAACACGGCGGGCGTCTTGATCATCGCGCGCGCGATCGCCGCGCGCTGCTGCTGGCCGCCCGACATCGCGCGCGGGCGGCGGTCGAGCAGCGTGTCGAGGCTCAGGATGCGCGCGACGTCGCGCACGCGGCGCTCGATCTCGTCGGCCGGCACCTTCAGCCGCCGCAGGCCGAACGCGATGTTGTCGTACACCGTCATGTGCGGGTACAGCGCGTAGTTCTGGAACACCATCGCGACATTGCGCTCGCGCGACGGCAGGTCGTTGACGACCGCGTCGCCGATCACGAGCTCGCCGCCGGTGATCGCCTCGAGGCCCGCGATCATCCGCAGCATCGTCGACTTGCCGCAGCCGGACGGGCCGAGCAGCACGATGAATTCGCCGTCGGCGATCTCGAGGTCGAGCGGATGCAGCACGGCGGGGCCGCCGTCGTAGTGCTTCGACAAAGCCTTGCAGGTGATCTGGGCCATAACTCAATCCATTTCGATCTGAATCTTGACGTCGCGCGGGTGCCCGCTCGCCGCTTCCTCGAACGCGCGCACGCCTTCGGAAAACGGAAACGTGCGCGAGATGAACGGCTTCACGTCGATCGCGCCGGACGCGATCAGCGCGAGCGCGCGCGGGAAGATGTTCGCGTAGCGGAACACCGATTCGATGCGGCCTTCCTTCGCCTGCAGCGCGACGACGTCGAGCGGCACCGGCGCGACCGGCATCCCGATCAGCACCGTGCAGCCGCCCGGGCACATCAGGTCGACGAGGCCCGCATACGCGTTCGCGCTGCCGCTCGCCTCGAACACGACGTCCGCGCCCCAGCCGCCGGACGCCTCGGCCACCGCGTCGGCGAGCGGCCGCGTACGCACGTCGACGGTCGTGACGGCCGGGTTGCCGGCGAACAGCGCGAGCTTGTCCGGCACGACGTCGGCGAGGATCACGCGTGCGGCGCCGCCGGCGAGCGCGGCGAGCGCCGTCATCGCGCCGATCGTGCCGGCGCCGATCACGACGGCAAGGTCGCCCGGCTTCATCGCCGCCTTCTTCGCGGCCTGCAGGCCGATCGACAGCGGCTCGACGATCGCGCCTTCGGCGAACGACACGTTGTCGGGCAGCCGGTACGTGAACGCGGCCGGATGCACGACGAACGGCGTCAGGCAGCCGTGGATCGGCGGCGTCGCCCAGAAGCGCACGTCGGGATCGAGGTTGTAGAGGCCGCGCAGCGTCGCGGGCGAATCGAGGCGCGGCACGCCGGGCTCCATGCATACGCGGTCGCCGACGCGCAGGTGCGTGACGTCGGCGCCCGTCTCGACGACGGTGCCGGACGCTTCATGGCCGAGCACCATCGGCGCGTCGACGCGGAACGGGCCGATCCCGCCGTGCACGTAGTAATGCACGTCGCTGCCGCAGACGCCGACCGTATGCACCTTGATCCGGACGTCGCCGGGGCCGACCGCTTGCGGCAGGTCGATGTCGCGCAGCGCGAGCTCGCGCGTGCGTTCGAGTACGAGCGCTTTCAACGTGTTCTCCTTATTTTCCCTTGACCATCGAATTGAGCAGCCGGCTCAGCATGCCGACGAAAACGAGCGGCGGCAGCGCGAGCAGCACCGTCGACGCGTTGATCACGCCCCACGGCACTTCCTGGCCGAGCGACGTGAACGCGGACGCGACCACCGGCAGCGTCGCGCTGCGCGACGACGTGAGGGCGAGCGCGATCATCAGTTCGTTCCACACCAGCACGAAGCTGAACACGATGCCGCCGAGCAGCGTGCTCGCGCACACCGGCAGCGCGATATGCCAGAACACCGCGTACGGGCCGTAGCCGTCGAGCGCGGCGGCTTCCTCGATCTCGCGCGGCAGCCGGCGGAACACGGGGATCGACAGCCACGTGATGGTCGACAGCGTGACGAGCAGGTACGTGACGATCATCGACAGCTTCGTGTCGTACAGCCCGAGATCGACCCAGATCGCGATCAGCGGCAGCGCGACCGCGACGGGTGGCAGGAAGCGCAGCGACAGCAGGAAGAACTGGATGTCGCGCTTGCCGCGTATCGGGTAGCGCGCGATCGCATACGCGGCCGGCACGCCGAGCACGGCGCCGATCAGCACGGCCGCGCCGACGATCGCGATGCTGTTGCCGAGCCCGATCAGCACCTCGGGGCTCGACAGCACCTGTTCGTAGTTCGCGAGCGTCGGCGTGAAGAAGAAGCGCGGCGTCGGCGTGACGATGTCGAGCAGGTGCTTGAGCGAGTTGAGCACGGCCCAGAACAGCGGGAACGCGGCGACGAGCAGGATCGCACCGGCGATCGCGACAGTCGAAACGTTGGCGGCACCGCGGCGGGCCATCAGTCGTCCCATTTGTTGACCCTCTTCCAGATGAGCGTGAAGACGAGCGTGGTCGCGACCATCATCAGCACGGCCATGCCGGACGCATACGACACCTTGCCGGCGAGGCCGATGCCCTGCTGGTACGCGTAGAGATCGAGCGTCTCGGTCGCGATGCCGGGGCCGCCCTTGGTCATCACGTAGATCAGGTCGAACGAGCGTAGCGACTCGACCATCTTGATGAACACGAGGCTCACGAGCGGCGCCTTCAGCATCGGCAGCGCGATGTACGCATGTACCTGCCAGGTCGTCGCGTAGTCGAGCCGCGCGGCTTCGAGCGGCTCTGGCGGCAGCGTCTCCAGCAGCTTCAGGATCACGACCGCGAAGAACAGCCCCCACTGCCACACGTCGACGAGCGCGACCGCGTACAGCGCGAGATGCGGATCGGCGAGAAACGCGGTGTGCTCGACGCCGAGCGCGCCGAGCAGCCAGCTCAGGATGCCGGTGAGTGGCGCGTACATGAACTTCCAGATGAACGCGGCCGACACGCGCGGCAGCAGCACCGGCATGATCAGCACCAGCGACGCGAAGCGGCGCCAGCGGCCGTGCACGCGCTCGAACAGGAACACCGCGAGCGCGATCCCGACCAGCACCGCGCCCGCGACCGTGACGACTTCCCACAGCACCGATACCTCGATCGCGTTCAGGAAGCGCCGGTCCGACGCGAGCCGGACGAAGTTGCGCAGGCCGACGTATTCGCTGTCCGGGTAGCGCAGCACGCGGTTGCGCAGCGCGAGGTTGACCGCGGCGATCGTCGGGACGAGGCTCAGGACCGCGAGCAGCGCGAGCGTCGGCGCGAGGAACACCCACGGCAGGCTCGTGCGATCGCGGCGCGCGCGGCCGCGCCGGGCCGACGGTGCGGAAGGGGCCGGGCGGACGCCGAGCGCGCGTCCGCCGGCGCCGTCATTTGCGAGTGCCATGTTCGAGCGCGTCCTTCGCGTACTGGTCCGCTTCGTCGAGCGTGCCGCGGATGTCCGTCTGCGTGCCGGTGAACACCTGTTCGAGCGCGATGCCGAGGTTGTCGCCGATATCCGGCCACTGCGGCGTGCGCCAGATCGTCACCTGCGTGACGGGGTTCGTGTCGTTCAGGCCGGCCTGGATCTGCGGCGCGACGTGCTGCTTGAAGTACGGGCTGGCGATCGTGCTCGAGCGGTTGTAGTCGCTGAACACGCCGTTGCGCAGCCGCGCCTGCTCCTGGTCCTTGCTGGTCGCCCACGCGATGAAGCGGCCGGCGGCCATCCGCGTGCAGTCGTCCTTCGCGCCGACCGCCGAGATCGCGAAGCCGTGGCCGTACGCGGCCGACGGCAGCGGCGCGGGCGGGCGCGTGTAGCCGACCTTGCCGGCCACGCTCGACTTGCTCGCGTCTTCCATCCAGTCCGCGAACGGCGTCGATTCGATCATGAACGCGACCTTGCCCGAGCGGAACGCTTCGAGCGCGTTGCTCCAGTCGTAGGTCGCCGAGCCTGGCGGCGCGTACTTGAACAGGTCGCTGTAGAGCTGCGTGGCCTTCACCGCGGCCGGCGAGTCGAACGCGGGCTGGCCGCCCTTGTCGGTCCATGTGCCGCCCATGCCGAGCATGAACGGCGACCAGCGCCACACGTTCATCCCCGAGCCGCGCTGGCCGCGTGCGACCCAGCCGTACAGCTTCGGCGGCGCGTTGAGCTGCTTGATCGCGGCGACGAGCTGGTCGAGCGTCTTCGGCACCGGGATGTGCGCGGCGTCGAGCAGGTCGCGGCGGTAGAACAGGAAGTCTCCGCCGCCGATGAGCGGCGCGAAGTACGCGACGCCGTTGTAGCTCGCGACCGCGCGGCGGCCGGGCAGGAAGTCGTCGTAGTCGTATTCCTTCGGGTAGTACTTGAGGAGCGGCACGATCCAGTTGGCCGACGCGAATTCGGCGACGTTCGCCTCGTCGACGTAGTAGATCTGGTAGGAACCGGCGCCGGTCGACGCGTCGAGCCGCGATTTCGCGCGGCGGTCGTTCTCGCCGAAATAGCTGATCTCGACCTTCGTGCCGTTCTTCTTCTCGTAGTCGGCCAGCGATTTCTCCATCACCGACAGGCCGAGGCTCTTCTGCGCGAGCACGCGGAGGGTCGGCACCTTGCAGGTTTGCGCGGCCGCGACGCCCGGCAGACAGGCGCCGAGCAGCACGCCGGCTGCGACGATTCGCATCTTGTTCACCCGTGTCTCCTTGATTCTGCTTGTTCGAATGCCGCCGATGACGGCAGGGACAATGGTGTGACGCGGGCGATGCGATCACCACATCAAAAGAGTTCGTGAGCCGATACTTTTTGCTCACGGCGGGTCGTGCGGTGCACAAAATGTGGTGGTCGGGGTGCGAGGCGGGCGGCGACGGGTGCTTTCTCGCCGCGCCGTGTATCTGGGGGAGATGCACGGGCTCGGCCCGCCGCTCGACCAGGTCGGGCGCGAACCGCGTGCGTGAGGGCGTAGCGGCGTAACGGCGTCGGGTTACGCCGGGAACCGCTCGCTTTCGGGCGCCGGCACGAGATCGTCCGGCCACCGCACCTCGAACCGCGTGCCGCCGGCGCCGGTCGGCACGCACAGCGCTTCGCCGCGATGGGCATGCGCGATCGCCGCGACGACGGCGAGCCCGAGGCCCGTGCCGCCGGGTTGCGACTCGTCGACGCGCCGGAACGCCTGGAACACGTGCGGCGCGAACTCGGCCGGGATACCGGGGCCGTCGTCCTCGACGCGCAGCCGGCACATGCCGTCTTCGATGCGGGTCTGGATCCGGATCGCGCCGGGCACCGCGTGGCGGCGTGCGTTTTCCAGCAACGCGAGCAACGCCTGGCGGATGCGCACCGGGTCGCAGCACATGCGCCGCGGGTCGAGATCGAGCACCGGATGCTGGCCGGCGGCCTGCAGCGCGTGCGCGAACACGTCGACCACGGCGCGCACCTCGGCGGCCAGGTCGGTGTCGCGGATCTCGATGCTCAGATGGCCGCTGTCGGCGAGGCTGACCACGCGCAGATCCTCGATCAGCCGCGTCAGCCCTTCGACCTGCACGAGCAGGCTGCGGTACAGCGCATCGCTCGGCGTGAACACGCCTTCGGCGAGCCCCTGCAAGCGCCCGCGCAGCACGGTTACGGGCGTGCGCAGCTCGTGCGCGATCGCCGCATTCCAGAAGGTTTGCTCGTCGGTCACGCGCTGCAGCTCGCTCGCGAGCGCGTTGAAGTTGTCGGCGAGCAGCGCAGCTTCCTTCAACGAACGATCGCCGGCGACCGCGCGCGCCCCGAGATCGCCCCGCGCGACGCGGCGGATGCTGTCCGTCACCGAATTCAGCGGCACGAGGATGCGGCGCGACAGGTTGATCGCAACGACGACCGCGATCAGCAGGCCGACCAGTGTGGTCGAGATGATCCATACCCACTCTGGCCCGCTCGGGAGCCAGCTCTCCGGCTTGAACGACTGCGGCGAGTACTGGTACAGCAGGTAGTAGAACGCATAGGCCGTCACGACGATCAGCACCGTGATGCCGAAGGCGATCGCGCCCATCGTCAGCGCGATCTGGCGGCTCAGGCCGTCGAGTCTCACTCGCCGCTCCACAGTTTGTAGCCGACGCCGCGCACGCTGGCCGGCACGCCCGCGACGCCGAGATCGTCGAGTTTCTTGCGCAGCTTGCTGACGTGGCTGTCGACCGTGCGTTCCAGCGCGTCGCCTTCGGGCAGGCAGGTCGCCATCAGTTCGGCGCGGCTGAACACGCGGCGCGGCGCGCGTGCGAGCTGCGCGAGCAGCTTGAATTCGGTGAGGGTCAGCACGAGCGTGTGGCGCGCGCCGTCGACTTCGACCGTCGCTTCGTGGTGCTCGAGATCGATCTCGAACGGCGCGGCGCGCAGCACGCGCTGCTCTTCCTGGCGCGAGCCGGCCATCGACCGGCGCAGCACGGCCTGCGCCCGCGCGACGACTTCGGCCGGGTTGAACGGCTTGACCACGTAGTCGTCGGCGCCGATGCGCAGCCCGGTCAGCTTGTCGATGTCCTGATCGAGCGCGGTCAGCATGATGACCGGCGTGTCGCCGCGATGGCGAATCTCGGCGAGCACTTTCCAGCCGTCGACGTGCGGCATCTGCACGTCGAGCAGCACGAGGTCGGGCTTCAGCGACAGGTGGAGTTCGAGCGCGCGGCGGCCGTCGGCGGCGTGCACGGTGCGCAGGCCGTTGCGCGCGAAATAGGCGGTCAGGATCTCGGCGATCTCGGGTTCGTCCTCGGCGATGAGGACGAGCGCTTGCGCGCCTTGGCCGGCGCCGTGAGATGAAGAAAATTCGGGCATGGCCACTCGTTCGGA
This is a stretch of genomic DNA from Burkholderia cenocepacia. It encodes these proteins:
- a CDS encoding response regulator gives rise to the protein MPEFSSSHGAGQGAQALVLIAEDEPEIAEILTAYFARNGLRTVHAADGRRALELHLSLKPDLVLLDVQMPHVDGWKVLAEIRHRGDTPVIMLTALDQDIDKLTGLRIGADDYVVKPFNPAEVVARAQAVLRRSMAGSRQEEQRVLRAAPFEIDLEHHEATVEVDGARHTLVLTLTEFKLLAQLARAPRRVFSRAELMATCLPEGDALERTVDSHVSKLRKKLDDLGVAGVPASVRGVGYKLWSGE